The genomic stretch CGGGATCAGGATCATGCCGTCGCCGCTGATCGGCCCGCTGCGCCGCCACGCACGGGTCCGCACGCGAAGGCGGCCCTCGGTCCAGGTGATGTTCTCGTGCAGGTCGTTGAACATCGACCCGGCGCCGTCACGTGCCAGCTGCCGGGAACGGCGCAGCACCTCCGACTCGAACAGCCCGCGGATCTGCGGCCAGAACCTGTCCATCGCCGCGTCCCAGTAGAGACGCAGCTCGGCGACCGCCCGGTCGACACCGGCCGCCGGGTCGTCGAGGAACTCCCGCACGACCGGGCTGTCGGCGCCGGGAAGCCGCCGGGCCTCGGAGGCTGCCTCGTCCAGGCCGGTCGCGCCGATCAGGTCCAGTTCGGCGGCGATGTCCGGCAACGGGGTGGCGGGCGGGGGCGTCAGGAAGTCGGCGAAGTACGGGCCGAGCGGGACCAGCGCGAACAGCAGCCGCAGATCCAGCCCGGCGAGCCGGGGACGGACCGCCCGGATCCACGGCAGGTGCATCGCCTGCCGGCTGGGGTCCTGCAGCACGCGCAGGCTCGCGACCGCCTCCGACACCGGCGAGAAGGCGAACCTCACCCTGGCGAGGTCGACAGAGGTGAAGTCGAACTCGGCGAACGAGGATGACGAGGATTCAGCCACGGATTAAACATTTAGGGGTTCCAGGTCCCCGGGTCAACCATGAACGCCATGGCAGTCCTCACCTCGCGGCCTTCCCCGGCACCCCCGGGCCCGCTGTCGTTGCCGCGCCCGTTCTGGATGCTCTGGCTCGGCACCGTCATCAACCGCACCGGCGCGATCGTGCAGCCGTTCCTGTCGGTGTACCTGGTCCAGGTCCAGGGCTTCACGCTCACGCAGGCCGGGGCCGTCATGACGGCCTTCGGCGCCGGCTCGCTGCTGTCCCATGTGCTCGCCGGCTGGCTGGCCGACCGGCTCGGCCGCCGGGTCACGCTCACCGGCGGCATGCTCGCCGCCTCCGCCGCGATGGTCGGCCTCGGCGCCGCGAGCGGGTTCCCCGTCGTGGCGGCGACCGCGTTCCTGCTCGGGCTGACCATCGAGTCGTACCGTCCGGCCTCGCAGGCGATGGTGGCCGACCTCGTCCCGTACGCGCTGCGCCCGCGGGCGTACGGGCTGCTCTTCTGGGCGGTGAACCTCGGCTATTCCGTCGCGATGGTCGTGGGCGGCCGGCTCGCCGATCAGGGCACGCACGCGATCTTCGGCGTGAACGCGGCCGTCGCGGTGGCCTTCGCCGCCGTGGTGTGGCGTACCGTGCCGGAGTCCCGCCCCAGCGCCGGACCCACGCCGGCCGCGGGCCTGCGAGCGGTACGGCGGGACCGGCTGATGCTCGCCGTCTGCGCCGTGACCATGGCCTACGGCGTGCTGTACGCCCAGGCGTTCACCACCCTTCCGCTGGCCATGGCCGAGCAGGGCATCAGCCGTACACACTTCGGCCTGGCCATGGCGCTCAACGGCATCCTGATCATCGCCGTTCAGCCGCTGGCCGGAGCGTGGCTGGCGCGGCGGGATCCCTGCCGCGTCCTGGCCTCCGGCACCGCACTCGTGGCGGCGGGTTTCGCACTCACCGCGCTCGTGCACGACGTGCGCGGGCTCGCGCTCACGGTGGCGATCTGGACCGCCGGGGAGATCATCATCGCGGGCACAGGGCCCACGATCGTGGCGGCACTCGCACCCGCGGAACGGCAGGGCACCTACGCCGGCGTCTCCGGCATGAGCTGGGCGGCGGGCGCGGTCGTCGCGCCGGTGCTCGGCACCGCGCTGCTCCCGCTGGGGCCGGAGGTGTTGTGGAGCGTCATCGGCCTCGTCGGTA from Nonomuraea polychroma encodes the following:
- a CDS encoding ArsR/SmtB family transcription factor, which encodes MAESSSSSFAEFDFTSVDLARVRFAFSPVSEAVASLRVLQDPSRQAMHLPWIRAVRPRLAGLDLRLLFALVPLGPYFADFLTPPPATPLPDIAAELDLIGATGLDEAASEARRLPGADSPVVREFLDDPAAGVDRAVAELRLYWDAAMDRFWPQIRGLFESEVLRRSRQLARDGAGSMFNDLHENITWTEGRLRVRTRAWRRSGPISGDGMILIPSVFHWPDTTVMAEPYQPNLVYPVPGVGTIWSQGAVPTPDALDALIGRTRARILVTLSDAATTTILARRLAMAPGAVSQHLAVLRRSGLITRRRSGREVFYERSQLGDTLCASS
- a CDS encoding MDR family MFS transporter; the encoded protein is MAVLTSRPSPAPPGPLSLPRPFWMLWLGTVINRTGAIVQPFLSVYLVQVQGFTLTQAGAVMTAFGAGSLLSHVLAGWLADRLGRRVTLTGGMLAASAAMVGLGAASGFPVVAATAFLLGLTIESYRPASQAMVADLVPYALRPRAYGLLFWAVNLGYSVAMVVGGRLADQGTHAIFGVNAAVAVAFAAVVWRTVPESRPSAGPTPAAGLRAVRRDRLMLAVCAVTMAYGVLYAQAFTTLPLAMAEQGISRTHFGLAMALNGILIIAVQPLAGAWLARRDPCRVLASGTALVAAGFALTALVHDVRGLALTVAIWTAGEIIIAGTGPTIVAALAPAERQGTYAGVSGMSWAAGAVVAPVLGTALLPLGPEVLWSVIGLVGTLSAVGALLIAGPIRRRTMSGAGQRISAPQDLEQPCRPSY